One Cohnella candidum genomic region harbors:
- a CDS encoding divergent PAP2 family protein has product MLAFFANYPLLSALASIVLAQVIKVPLYWFTNKKWDLLRSISTGGMPSSHSAGVSALATAVGISDGFSSSVFAVAAMVSVITMYDAAGIRRHAGIHAKLLNRILKSQSARASDKRDPVVLKEMLGHRPIEVVTGAIFGGIVSILLHLLI; this is encoded by the coding sequence TTGCTCGCATTCTTTGCCAACTATCCGCTGCTTTCCGCCCTCGCATCCATCGTTCTCGCGCAAGTGATAAAAGTGCCTTTATACTGGTTTACCAACAAGAAATGGGACCTACTTCGGAGCATAAGTACAGGAGGGATGCCCAGTTCGCATTCGGCGGGCGTATCTGCTCTTGCCACGGCCGTCGGGATTTCCGACGGTTTTTCATCTTCCGTATTTGCCGTCGCCGCAATGGTTAGCGTGATAACGATGTACGACGCGGCAGGCATCCGGCGACACGCCGGTATCCATGCGAAATTACTTAATCGGATATTAAAATCTCAATCAGCTCGGGCCTCCGATAAAAGGGATCCCGTTGTACTGAAGGAAATGCTAGGGCACCGTCCGATCGAAGTCGTCACCGGTGCTATATTCGGTGGAATTGTCAGTATATTGCTGCACTTATTAATCTAA
- a CDS encoding MGDG synthase family glycosyltransferase, which yields MNKDATILIIYSTFGDGHLQVANSLKQTFNDMGYERIHLVDLLAEAHPLWNTLSRFAYLKSTVYCPKLYGLSYHMANSRKQNLWLNQWLHAIGKHKISALIEKWKPDAVIHTFPFLTVPQMSLKRESSMPLTFTVLTDYVLHSRWIHPGTYRYFVATEDLKGEMLRYGVSDKQVVVSGIPVRNPFLKEFILETLFEKYKLNPQRKYLLLAAGAHGVLSNIREQVQTILKGTSFDILLVCGNNGKLAAQMKKTYASEQRIHVFGYVKKMEELMSVSACLVTKAGGITLSEAAVKSLPVVVYRPLPGQEKGNADSLSARGALLIANNLNELSANLVRLEDDGFRQEMARAMGQVREYDAAGTIATNIVREIQQHSFACERVNIQQNRQAVQRYR from the coding sequence ATGAATAAGGACGCCACAATACTCATTATTTATTCTACCTTTGGCGATGGTCATCTCCAGGTGGCGAATTCGCTCAAGCAGACGTTTAACGATATGGGGTACGAACGGATCCATCTTGTCGATTTGCTCGCGGAAGCCCATCCGCTTTGGAATACGCTTTCTCGGTTCGCCTATTTGAAAAGTACGGTCTATTGTCCAAAGTTGTACGGTCTAAGCTATCATATGGCCAATTCGCGAAAACAAAATCTTTGGCTGAATCAATGGCTGCATGCCATCGGTAAACACAAAATATCGGCACTGATCGAAAAGTGGAAACCGGACGCGGTCATTCATACATTTCCCTTCCTTACGGTCCCACAGATGTCTCTCAAACGGGAAAGCTCGATGCCGTTGACCTTTACGGTGTTAACGGATTATGTACTTCACAGTCGTTGGATCCATCCCGGCACATACCGATATTTTGTCGCTACCGAGGATTTGAAAGGAGAAATGTTGCGATACGGAGTAAGCGACAAACAGGTCGTCGTCAGCGGCATTCCTGTTCGAAACCCATTTCTAAAGGAATTTATCCTAGAGACACTGTTTGAAAAATACAAGCTGAACCCCCAACGCAAATACTTGTTACTGGCCGCAGGCGCGCATGGCGTATTGTCTAATATCCGAGAACAGGTACAAACCATTTTGAAGGGCACTTCTTTCGATATCTTGCTCGTGTGCGGAAATAACGGAAAACTTGCTGCTCAAATGAAGAAGACGTATGCCAGTGAACAAAGGATCCATGTATTCGGATACGTCAAAAAAATGGAAGAGCTGATGTCGGTTTCGGCTTGTCTTGTTACAAAAGCGGGCGGGATCACCCTCTCCGAAGCGGCAGTCAAGTCGCTCCCGGTCGTGGTATATCGGCCATTGCCCGGACAAGAAAAAGGGAACGCTGACTCGTTGTCCGCAAGGGGGGCGTTACTTATTGCAAATAACTTGAATGAATTATCAGCCAATCTGGTTCGATTGGAGGATGATGGCTTTCGCCAGGAGATGGCGAGAGCCATGGGTCAAGTCCGCGAATATGACGCAGCGGGTACAATTGCGACGAATATTGTTCGTGAAATTCAACAGCACAGTTTTGCATGTGAACGGGTGAACATCCAACAGAATAGGCAGGCCGTTCAAAGATATCGTTAA
- a CDS encoding ABC transporter ATP-binding protein produces MSTIIEVDRLSKLYRNNRGIRDIHLKLHQGDVYGLLGPNGAGKTTLLKLITGLIQADQGNVCLFGEQMENSFERAMSRVGCMIESADFYDYVSANQYLSLIASFYPNVNSNRITEMLQEVGLDRYQNEKIKHFSTGMKQKLALAAALLPNPELVILDEPTNGLDIEGIVLFRNVVKRRAAEKGTTFLISSHMIHELEQLCNRVGILFNGGMMVEGDVSALLQGTPTLEQYYIEQLQSAKKGDPT; encoded by the coding sequence ATGTCAACAATTATTGAAGTTGATCGATTAAGTAAGCTTTATCGTAACAATCGGGGAATCCGTGATATTCATCTGAAGCTTCACCAAGGAGATGTTTACGGCTTACTTGGGCCGAACGGAGCAGGCAAGACGACTTTATTAAAATTGATAACCGGTCTTATTCAAGCCGACCAAGGGAACGTCTGCTTGTTTGGCGAGCAGATGGAAAACTCATTTGAACGCGCAATGAGCAGGGTTGGGTGCATGATCGAATCCGCTGATTTTTATGATTACGTGTCCGCCAATCAATATTTATCGTTGATCGCCTCTTTTTATCCAAATGTAAACTCAAACCGAATAACGGAAATGCTACAAGAGGTAGGGCTTGACCGATATCAGAACGAAAAGATTAAACATTTTTCTACCGGCATGAAACAAAAGCTGGCACTAGCTGCTGCACTTCTTCCGAATCCAGAACTTGTCATTCTCGATGAGCCGACTAACGGTCTGGATATTGAGGGGATCGTCCTGTTTCGGAACGTAGTCAAACGGCGTGCGGCTGAAAAGGGTACAACTTTTCTTATTTCCAGTCACATGATTCACGAGTTGGAGCAGTTATGTAATCGTGTTGGCATTTTGTTTAATGGGGGAATGATGGTAGAAGGTGACGTGTCAGCTCTGCTTCAGGGTACCCCTACTTTAGAGCAGTATTATATTGAGCAATTGCAGAGTGCGAAGAAGGGGGATCCAACATGA
- a CDS encoding ABC transporter permease, with the protein MSSLLAGYRNEVRLMTYRRKTTYFLLFSAILPILLALAFHALGPRIGWIAVSASFPIQILSIYTALWIPLFLFLSIADIFPHEVASKTLKLSLLRPITRFRVYMAKTLVLFTAIAAIFLLLASVSIVCNLAAGSSVMNGMDYFDVLKAYLASFISMCALAALFVFVAQLFQSVSGFVVFAIVLYAVVKVLPYFVKGFSAFSIASYTDWYVLWLAGAVSVGKIVITALFILSALVLFLSLGFLRFDRKEA; encoded by the coding sequence ATGAGCAGCTTGCTGGCGGGATACCGGAATGAGGTTCGTCTCATGACGTACCGCAGAAAGACCACTTATTTTTTACTCTTTTCAGCCATACTGCCTATACTTCTCGCCCTAGCCTTTCATGCCCTTGGTCCTCGTATCGGTTGGATCGCTGTCAGCGCATCCTTTCCCATTCAGATCCTCAGTATTTATACTGCTCTATGGATCCCTTTATTTTTATTTCTTTCCATTGCAGATATTTTTCCTCATGAAGTGGCCTCCAAAACGTTAAAACTTTCTCTGTTGCGACCCATTACCCGATTTCGTGTCTATATGGCCAAGACACTTGTCCTTTTTACTGCCATTGCCGCTATTTTTCTGTTGTTGGCGTCTGTCTCGATCGTTTGCAATTTAGCAGCAGGATCTTCGGTGATGAATGGAATGGATTACTTCGATGTCCTTAAGGCTTACCTGGCAAGTTTTATCTCCATGTGCGCGCTTGCTGCTCTTTTCGTATTTGTGGCGCAGTTGTTTCAAAGCGTGAGCGGATTCGTCGTTTTTGCGATCGTACTATATGCTGTTGTGAAGGTTCTTCCTTATTTCGTCAAAGGGTTTTCTGCATTTTCAATTGCATCTTACACGGACTGGTACGTTCTTTGGCTGGCTGGCGCTGTATCCGTTGGAAAAATAGTAATCACGGCCTTGTTTATTTTATCTGCCCTCGTCTTGTTCCTCTCACTTGGATTTTTACGGTTTGATCGCAAAGAAGCTTAA
- a CDS encoding sensor histidine kinase — protein sequence MSIRLKLLISYAAMLIVPLILMVVTALLFVFVYRGDIQNIKSFYETQVEGFDDGDYHHIIKHLISQNSTLLTDPSYLADFNEEMKQKSGYVVVRLNDSMLFVPELIRVNGSLLASLPQYNSVGFRGELPTQSYGNELFQVNQFDFLTQTGGKGSLYLVIKVDPLVYFARKYFPSLFAVLVVILVLTHSFLTYVMSKSIIRPLRQLRSATQQIKNGNLNFQVKVSGKDEIGQLGNDFEEMRSQLQKSILLQLQYEENRKELISNISHDLKTPLTSIQGYVDGILEGVADSPEKTEKYMKTIAAKAEEMDRLINELFLFSKLDLKRIPFIFEVVPVQMFMTDWTEELQFELEKMDIHLGTTWQLDHDATVLMDREKFKRVLSNVIQNSLKYMDKEEKRISIRATSTDWEFHIEIEDNGSGIAASSLPHIFDRFYRAEQSRNSSTGGSGLGLAIAKQIMESHGGTIAAESKEGVGTIILLTLPLQAKEVSV from the coding sequence TTGTCCATCCGTTTAAAATTATTGATCTCCTATGCCGCGATGCTCATCGTTCCGCTCATTCTGATGGTTGTCACCGCATTATTATTCGTGTTCGTGTACCGAGGAGATATTCAAAATATTAAAAGTTTCTACGAAACGCAAGTAGAAGGCTTTGACGATGGAGATTATCACCACATTATCAAGCATTTGATCTCGCAAAACTCGACTCTTTTGACTGACCCCAGTTATTTAGCCGATTTCAACGAGGAAATGAAACAAAAGAGCGGCTACGTTGTCGTTCGTTTGAACGATTCAATGTTATTCGTGCCGGAGCTGATTCGCGTGAATGGCTCACTTTTGGCCAGTTTGCCGCAATACAATAGCGTAGGATTCCGAGGTGAATTGCCGACGCAGTCATACGGCAATGAGCTATTTCAAGTGAATCAATTCGATTTCCTGACTCAAACAGGCGGTAAGGGCAGCCTTTATTTGGTTATCAAAGTGGATCCGCTCGTATACTTTGCGCGGAAGTACTTTCCGAGCTTGTTTGCCGTGCTCGTGGTCATCCTTGTACTTACGCATTCGTTTCTTACTTATGTCATGTCCAAAAGTATTATCCGGCCGCTCCGACAGCTCCGATCGGCGACGCAGCAAATAAAAAATGGGAATCTTAATTTTCAAGTCAAGGTTTCCGGCAAAGACGAAATCGGTCAACTTGGAAATGATTTCGAAGAAATGAGATCTCAGCTTCAGAAATCTATACTTTTGCAGCTTCAATATGAAGAAAATCGCAAGGAATTGATTTCGAACATTTCGCACGATTTGAAAACGCCTCTTACCTCTATTCAGGGCTATGTCGACGGCATCCTGGAAGGCGTCGCCGATTCACCTGAAAAAACGGAGAAATATATGAAGACAATTGCTGCCAAAGCTGAAGAAATGGATCGGTTAATCAATGAGTTGTTCCTCTTTTCTAAATTGGATTTAAAAAGAATTCCTTTTATTTTTGAAGTAGTTCCCGTTCAGATGTTTATGACAGATTGGACAGAAGAACTTCAGTTTGAACTAGAAAAAATGGACATTCATCTAGGGACTACTTGGCAATTGGATCATGATGCAACGGTATTAATGGACCGCGAGAAATTCAAGCGGGTATTGAGCAATGTCATCCAGAACAGCTTGAAATATATGGACAAGGAAGAAAAACGAATTTCTATTCGCGCAACTTCGACGGATTGGGAATTCCATATTGAAATAGAGGACAACGGATCGGGGATAGCGGCCTCATCCTTACCGCACATTTTTGACCGATTCTACCGAGCCGAGCAATCCCGTAATTCCAGTACAGGAGGCAGCGGTTTGGGACTAGCGATCGCGAAGCAAATTATGGAGAGCCACGGAGGAACGATTGCAGCTGAGAGCAAGGAAGGTGTAGGCACCATAATCTTGCTGACGCTGCCACTTCAAGCGAAGGAGGTATCCGTTTGA
- a CDS encoding response regulator transcription factor, producing MKKVLIIEDEPSIAELQRDYLQMNGYEVQIAIEGESGLAFGLSGDFDLIVLDLMLPKLSGFEICKRIREHSNIPIVMVTARREDIDVIRGLGLGADDYIVKPFKPAELVARVKAHLTRYDRLVGRKNGSNEVSVNGLSINPDERRVFIREKEITLTAKEFELLYFMASNPNHVFSKEHLFERLWGYDASGDTQTVTVHIRKLREKIEVDSSDPQFIETVWGAGYRFRI from the coding sequence TTGAAAAAAGTATTAATCATTGAGGATGAACCATCCATTGCGGAGCTTCAACGCGATTATTTGCAAATGAACGGATATGAAGTACAAATTGCCATCGAAGGCGAGTCCGGGCTTGCATTTGGATTATCCGGAGATTTTGATTTGATTGTATTGGATTTAATGCTGCCGAAATTGAGCGGATTTGAAATTTGCAAGCGAATTCGCGAACATTCGAACATTCCAATTGTGATGGTAACCGCGAGACGAGAAGACATAGACGTCATCCGCGGACTAGGATTGGGCGCGGACGATTACATCGTAAAACCATTTAAACCCGCTGAATTGGTTGCGCGCGTAAAAGCTCATCTCACCCGTTACGATCGACTGGTAGGCAGAAAAAATGGATCGAATGAAGTATCGGTAAATGGACTCAGTATCAATCCAGACGAAAGACGTGTTTTCATTCGAGAGAAGGAAATAACGTTGACGGCCAAAGAGTTCGAATTGTTGTATTTTATGGCCTCAAATCCAAACCACGTTTTCAGTAAGGAGCATTTGTTTGAACGTCTTTGGGGTTACGACGCCTCGGGAGATACCCAGACGGTAACCGTTCATATCCGTAAACTTCGGGAAAAAATAGAAGTTGATTCCAGCGATCCTCAGTTTATTGAAACCGTGTGGGGGGCGGGGTACCGATTTCGTATTTGA
- a CDS encoding undecaprenyl-diphosphate phosphatase, with protein MSHIVTAIIQGIIEGLTEFLPVSSTGHLILSGDLMSFKGDKADTFEVFIQLGAILAIVVLYWRKYLSLLGIVKNEVSQEANGHSLNLGHIIVACLPAMAMGLVLNKVIKNYLFSPYTVLIGLVVGGVFMIYAERNAKPAKAQSMDGLSYRQALQIGLFQCLALWPGFSRSGATIAGGLLIGASYRAATNFSFLIAVPMMVAASGFDMLKSYKTLTASDMGYFAVGFVIAFIVALLAVVSFMKLLEKLKLSSFAYYRFVLAILFGIYLLVR; from the coding sequence GTGAGCCATATTGTGACTGCCATAATTCAAGGAATTATTGAAGGATTGACGGAGTTTCTTCCTGTATCGTCAACGGGCCATTTGATTCTCAGTGGAGACTTAATGAGCTTTAAAGGAGATAAAGCTGATACGTTCGAGGTTTTCATTCAGCTTGGAGCAATTTTGGCAATTGTGGTCTTGTATTGGAGGAAGTACTTGAGTCTGCTTGGCATCGTTAAGAATGAGGTGAGCCAAGAAGCGAACGGTCATTCTCTTAACCTCGGTCACATCATTGTCGCATGTCTCCCCGCGATGGCAATGGGTTTGGTCCTGAACAAAGTCATTAAGAACTACTTGTTTTCTCCCTATACCGTATTGATCGGTCTTGTGGTGGGCGGGGTCTTCATGATTTACGCCGAACGGAACGCGAAGCCTGCTAAAGCCCAATCGATGGATGGGTTGTCCTACCGGCAAGCGTTGCAAATTGGCCTGTTTCAGTGTTTGGCGCTCTGGCCGGGTTTCTCCAGATCAGGTGCCACGATCGCAGGAGGTTTACTCATCGGCGCAAGTTACCGAGCGGCTACAAACTTCTCCTTCTTAATCGCAGTACCTATGATGGTAGCTGCAAGCGGCTTTGACATGCTGAAGAGCTATAAAACGCTAACCGCTTCAGACATGGGATACTTTGCGGTTGGATTCGTGATTGCCTTTATCGTCGCATTGCTTGCAGTTGTCTCGTTTATGAAATTACTGGAGAAGCTGAAGTTAAGCTCTTTTGCGTATTATCGATTTGTACTGGCCATTCTATTTGGGATATACCTTCTCGTGAGATAA
- a CDS encoding DedA family protein: MDRLTEFIQSLIDHLGILGIGFSMLLESACIPLPSEVIMLVGGFQVSRGNFGFLEIVAAGVIGNLFGSIVAYAVGYAGGRTFIQRFGKYVRLHERHLEKAEQWFQNYGEWTVLVTRNLPFIRTFISLPAGIAKMNFFRFTIFTALGCIPWNLALTYAGFRLGENWNEAEPYIRPFSYLVAAIILLLIVRWVWKSRKR, encoded by the coding sequence ATGGATCGTCTAACTGAATTCATTCAATCGTTAATTGATCATTTAGGTATTTTGGGAATAGGATTCAGCATGCTATTGGAAAGTGCCTGTATTCCGCTACCAAGCGAAGTCATCATGCTTGTCGGAGGCTTTCAAGTCTCCAGAGGCAATTTTGGATTTCTTGAGATAGTCGCTGCTGGCGTTATTGGTAATTTGTTTGGCTCAATTGTCGCATATGCTGTCGGGTATGCTGGCGGGAGAACTTTCATTCAGAGATTCGGGAAATATGTTCGACTTCATGAGCGCCATCTGGAAAAAGCAGAGCAATGGTTTCAGAATTATGGAGAGTGGACTGTACTTGTTACAAGAAACCTGCCCTTTATTCGAACGTTCATTTCTTTACCTGCTGGCATAGCCAAAATGAATTTCTTCCGGTTCACCATCTTTACCGCTCTTGGTTGCATTCCCTGGAACTTAGCATTAACATATGCCGGATTTCGGTTGGGCGAGAATTGGAACGAAGCCGAGCCATACATCAGACCGTTCAGTTATTTGGTTGCAGCTATTATCCTTTTGTTAATTGTTCGGTGGGTTTGGAAATCAAGAAAACGTTAA
- a CDS encoding succinylglutamate desuccinylase/aspartoacylase domain-containing protein — MHIQKGRLLPNTKFKTACLVVKGNSEGPSMMITAGVHGKELASIYAAERFVGMLKREELLIHKGLVVIIPLVNRIAYKLRIRGKPDLNRTFPKNPSDYSRHPISNAIYQLAMRIRPEWYIDLHEANGLSQLNPKVLGQTLIVDPKSPAITIAKSIALNMNRSIKSSTRHFMVRQRNLPGSGRSAAFRCFQAKSITVETSWELPFHERVNYQMSILLSILKEASIIQPQPFSM, encoded by the coding sequence TTGCACATTCAAAAAGGGAGGTTACTGCCGAACACCAAATTCAAAACCGCTTGTCTCGTTGTAAAAGGCAACTCAGAAGGTCCATCGATGATGATAACAGCTGGAGTCCATGGGAAGGAATTGGCAAGTATTTATGCTGCCGAGAGATTTGTTGGGATGTTGAAAAGAGAAGAGCTTCTGATCCACAAGGGTTTGGTTGTCATTATCCCCCTTGTCAATCGTATAGCTTACAAATTGCGTATTAGGGGAAAGCCCGACTTAAATCGAACGTTCCCGAAAAATCCCTCCGATTATTCGCGTCACCCGATTTCGAATGCAATTTACCAATTAGCGATGCGTATCAGACCAGAATGGTATATCGACCTGCACGAAGCCAATGGATTGTCTCAACTAAACCCCAAAGTACTCGGACAAACATTAATTGTCGATCCAAAAAGCCCAGCAATAACTATTGCAAAGTCTATCGCGCTTAATATGAATAGATCAATAAAGAGTAGCACAAGACATTTCATGGTCCGCCAAAGAAACTTGCCGGGTTCCGGTCGAAGCGCCGCATTTCGATGTTTTCAAGCAAAGTCAATCACAGTCGAAACCAGCTGGGAATTGCCTTTTCATGAACGGGTAAATTACCAGATGAGTATTCTCCTGAGTATTTTGAAGGAAGCCAGTATCATACAGCCGCAACCATTTTCAATGTAA
- a CDS encoding YheC/YheD family protein — MGGFATKHNVYKSLIQIRDLHEHVPETRLFSIGTLKAMLDKYTMVYVKPNNGTGGKDVFRVEQVKENKYFFQVNTEIRTFYTFEDLFKAIEKLRYKRVFVVQRGIELLKYDGRRFDLRIMVQKNPNQKWDTTGIIGRLGHPRKIVTNVCKGGSSKPVELLLARHVSDIDAYTNKLKDLGCRAVAQLNKTFPLIKEIGFDVGIDSNLRPWILEANPRPAIYGFKILKDKRIYQKIRRYQIMNGRR, encoded by the coding sequence CTGGGAGGCTTTGCAACAAAACACAATGTATACAAATCATTAATTCAAATCCGTGATCTTCATGAACATGTCCCTGAAACAAGGCTGTTTTCCATAGGCACGCTAAAAGCGATGTTAGACAAGTACACGATGGTGTATGTGAAGCCAAATAATGGAACTGGCGGCAAGGATGTCTTCCGAGTTGAACAAGTAAAAGAAAATAAATACTTTTTTCAAGTAAACACGGAAATCAGGACTTTCTACACATTTGAAGATCTATTTAAGGCCATAGAGAAGCTGAGGTACAAACGCGTATTTGTTGTTCAACGCGGCATTGAATTATTGAAATATGACGGGCGCCGCTTTGATTTGAGGATCATGGTACAGAAAAATCCAAATCAAAAATGGGACACAACGGGGATCATCGGCCGATTAGGGCATCCAAGAAAGATCGTTACGAATGTGTGCAAAGGTGGATCTTCCAAACCGGTTGAATTATTGTTAGCACGGCATGTGTCAGACATCGATGCATACACGAACAAACTTAAAGATTTAGGATGCCGAGCTGTCGCTCAATTGAATAAAACGTTTCCCTTGATTAAGGAAATCGGGTTCGATGTAGGCATTGACAGCAATCTGCGTCCTTGGATTTTGGAAGCCAATCCGCGTCCGGCCATTTATGGCTTTAAAATCTTAAAAGACAAACGGATTTATCAGAAGATCCGCCGCTATCAGATCATGAATGGACGGCGTTAA
- a CDS encoding glycosyltransferase yields the protein MKILMLISRLNIGGTEKYTLAISKILMARGIPIGVATEGGPLTAAYSAAGIKLHILPSRNKAAWLSSMLIKEKYELMHAHDSKSFTLAATLSNLRNIPFVVTVHGTYHDKSALLTAARKSKRMISVSPQLTNWLKRHQVPTEKIRTIPNGIELETFHPVKNPNSSRKGFGLPLSSKILLYAGRFSFDKYPIARIVVKVAEQIAKNDPQVIAVLMGPGTKRSYLVSLAAAVNRRIGRKAIIVRPPTSRIHEAYAAADIVVGTGRVALEAMACGKPVVAVGVAGYCGIVQPNLIDKMIQFHFGDHGAMNSVSTQRLNRDIRFLLGNPALAREWGEFGSQTVKKKFSNHNVVARLLQTYKEVTP from the coding sequence ATGAAAATACTGATGTTGATTTCTAGATTGAATATTGGCGGTACGGAAAAATATACCCTCGCCATCTCCAAAATTTTAATGGCACGCGGCATCCCAATAGGTGTTGCAACAGAAGGAGGTCCCCTCACAGCAGCTTATTCAGCAGCGGGTATTAAACTTCATATTCTCCCGAGTAGGAACAAGGCAGCCTGGCTCAGCTCAATGCTCATCAAAGAAAAATATGAATTAATGCATGCTCATGATTCTAAATCATTTACTCTCGCGGCTACACTATCGAATTTGCGGAATATTCCGTTCGTCGTTACTGTTCATGGTACTTATCATGATAAATCGGCCTTATTGACGGCAGCGAGAAAGTCAAAACGCATGATATCCGTGTCTCCTCAATTAACAAATTGGTTGAAACGCCATCAAGTTCCGACGGAAAAAATCCGGACGATCCCCAATGGAATTGAGTTAGAGACGTTCCATCCCGTAAAAAATCCGAATTCATCAAGAAAGGGGTTTGGTTTACCACTATCATCTAAAATACTCTTGTACGCCGGCAGGTTCTCTTTTGACAAATATCCGATAGCCCGGATCGTAGTCAAGGTTGCAGAGCAGATCGCGAAGAACGATCCACAAGTTATCGCCGTTCTCATGGGTCCCGGAACCAAACGTTCGTACTTGGTTTCGCTTGCCGCTGCTGTCAATCGACGCATAGGCCGAAAAGCCATCATCGTTCGCCCCCCTACGTCCCGGATCCATGAAGCTTATGCTGCTGCAGATATCGTCGTCGGTACGGGGCGCGTCGCACTTGAAGCCATGGCTTGTGGAAAACCTGTTGTAGCAGTAGGTGTTGCCGGATACTGTGGCATCGTACAACCGAATCTAATCGATAAAATGATTCAATTTCATTTTGGCGATCATGGTGCAATGAATTCGGTTTCCACACAAAGACTGAATAGAGACATTCGTTTCTTATTAGGAAATCCTGCTCTAGCCCGAGAATGGGGAGAGTTCGGATCGCAAACAGTCAAGAAGAAATTTTCGAATCATAACGTTGTCGCCAGGTTGCTTCAAACGTATAAGGAGGTCACACCATGA
- a CDS encoding C40 family peptidase: MISTNSQVTVLLFQRDYFTRKRRQFSNVNMFTKNGLHYLPLKDVMEILEYDILRTTHTGFVITDGSECITIPKSGEAARRENVTLRIDPLVVLNKQRYITLRSTNRLFNVDFRLNYKAHRICIKQPGRFFTTLSGDTLKKLSQLFNTTVKNVLASNTQLKEPIPSGTRVLIPAGKLAVMAANQKDKPVKIKQLPEPELAPAILALGRTLLKKPYQFGAGPYPRTGKFDCSSYTQYIFGKNGVRLTRTSRSQARLGRAITRSQIEPGDLIFFKRDRYSDNRIGHVGVDIGNGYMLNTYRSPPGVTITKWTSPYWLSRFVTAREIL, translated from the coding sequence ATGATATCTACGAATTCGCAGGTAACCGTCCTCTTATTTCAAAGAGACTATTTCACGCGGAAGAGAAGGCAATTTTCGAACGTAAACATGTTCACGAAAAACGGATTGCACTATTTACCGCTTAAAGATGTGATGGAGATCCTGGAGTATGATATCTTGAGAACGACCCATACAGGCTTCGTGATCACGGACGGTTCGGAATGCATCACGATTCCCAAATCCGGAGAAGCAGCAAGAAGAGAAAATGTTACGCTGCGAATCGATCCGCTTGTCGTCTTGAACAAGCAGAGATACATTACTCTTCGCTCAACGAACCGGCTTTTTAATGTCGATTTTCGGCTGAATTACAAAGCACATCGAATTTGCATCAAACAACCCGGCCGTTTCTTCACTACGCTGAGTGGGGACACCTTAAAAAAACTGTCCCAATTGTTCAATACTACAGTTAAGAACGTGCTTGCCTCCAATACGCAATTAAAAGAACCGATCCCCTCCGGAACACGCGTGTTGATACCCGCCGGGAAACTCGCCGTGATGGCGGCAAATCAAAAGGATAAACCCGTGAAGATCAAACAATTACCGGAACCGGAACTCGCTCCGGCAATTCTGGCGCTTGGCAGAACCTTGCTTAAAAAGCCTTACCAGTTCGGTGCCGGACCATATCCCCGAACGGGTAAATTCGACTGTTCTTCTTATACGCAATATATTTTCGGAAAAAACGGTGTGAGACTCACAAGAACTTCGAGATCCCAAGCGCGACTGGGTCGCGCGATTACTCGAAGTCAGATCGAACCCGGGGATTTAATCTTTTTCAAAAGAGACCGTTACTCGGATAATCGGATCGGCCATGTCGGGGTGGACATCGGGAACGGCTACATGCTCAATACGTATCGTTCGCCGCCGGGCGTGACGATTACGAAATGGACTTCACCTTATTGGCTTAGTCGATTCGTGACGGCACGGGAGATATTATAA